Below is a genomic region from Anoxybacillus flavithermus.
ATAATCGCCACCAAACGCGCCAGTCTCGTTTATAATGAACCGTTTGAGTATTTGAACGTACTGGTGTTGGCATACTATTCTTCTCCTTTAGGTAAAATGTCGTTCACAATAAGTTTAGGGAAGTGGGGAAAATGTGTCAATGTCTTGACGATATAAATTGTTTCCTATCTCTAAAAAACAATATTATAATGGAAAAGGGACAAAAAGTTTAAGTATAGGCGTGATAAAAGGTGGTTACTTTATATCAAAACAAAGTTATTGACCAATTGCGTTATGTATTAGGGAAAAAAGAGCATATGGTTAGTATTACTATAAGAATGGAACAAATCGATCCGCTTGCTTTTTTCTCTGCGGGTGAAACGTTATTTTATGGGCAACGTTTTTACTGGTCGGATTGCTTGCACGAACGAACATTTGTTGGACTTGGACGAGCTCAAGTTATAAAAAGCGAAGAAAAGACGAAAAAGCGGTTTCGTGACGTCGAACGAGAATGGAAACAAGTTGTAGAAGGCGCTTTCATTGAAGGGCAAGGGCCACTGATGTTTGGAGGATTTGCCTTTGACCCGCTGAAACAGTCGGATGAACATTGGATTGAATTTCCTTCTGCCCAATTTGTTGTGCCTACATTTTTATTAACAAAGCAACGAGATGAAACATGGTTAACAGTCAATGTGGTTCATGAATCGCTCAATCAAATTGAAGAAATGATCGATTCTTTATTTCACACACGTGATGAGAGCGATTGGCATCGTGCTCACATTGTGAAAAAAGAAGAAGTTGCTCGTGACCAATGGCTCCGTGCCGTTCATTACGCGACAGATCTTATTCGAAATGATGCAATTGAGAAAGTTGTTTTAGCACGGGAGCTATTTCTTTCTTTTTCTGATCGAATTAACTGTTCTCAAGTGTTACACGAGCTTCATGAACAACAACCGATGAGCTACATTTTTGCTTTTGAAAATGGCTCTACTTGCTTCATCGGGGCTTCTCCGGAGCAGCTTGTGAGAAAGAATGGACATATGTGTGAAACAGCTTGTTTAGCGGGATCGATTCGCCGTGGACATACGATGGAAGAAGATGAAGAACTTGGACGTTGGTTGCTTCAAGAC
It encodes:
- a CDS encoding isochorismate synthase; amino-acid sequence: MVTLYQNKVIDQLRYVLGKKEHMVSITIRMEQIDPLAFFSAGETLFYGQRFYWSDCLHERTFVGLGRAQVIKSEEKTKKRFRDVEREWKQVVEGAFIEGQGPLMFGGFAFDPLKQSDEHWIEFPSAQFVVPTFLLTKQRDETWLTVNVVHESLNQIEEMIDSLFHTRDESDWHRAHIVKKEEVARDQWLRAVHYATDLIRNDAIEKVVLARELFLSFSDRINCSQVLHELHEQQPMSYIFAFENGSTCFIGASPEQLVRKNGHMCETACLAGSIRRGHTMEEDEELGRWLLQDDKNRREHAFVVDMIKQAMNEVCTEVVIPNEPTLLKMRHIQHLYTPVQGKVKEEVSIFSLVERLHPTPALGGFPKEKAVQTIREIEPLDRGWYAAPIGWVDANGNGEFAVAIRSALLEENKAHLFAGCGIVAHSDPHNEYEETNIKFKPMLSALEGGWR